GCTCATATCAAGGAGATGATTAAGGCTGTTGATGAAGATGGCGTTGAGCTCATGGGCTATACACCTTGGGGATGTATTGATCTGGTTTCAGCAGGAACAGGTGAAATGCGCAAGCGCTACGGTTTTATTTATGTTGATAAGGACGATGAAGGCAAGGGAACCCTCAAACGTTCACCAAAATTATCATTCAATTGGTATAAAGAAGTCATTGCTTCAAATGGAGATGACATTTAAGATTAATAAAAGCAACTGAAACTAAAAAAGTTTATCAGCAAATGATAAGTCAAAAATAGCATAACTAAAGAGAAGTTGACATGTTTTCCAGCTTCTCTTTTATTGTTACAGCGGAAAATAAAGAGGCTGTGTAAGGACTTTCCGTTTTCAATACGGAAAAACTGTGCGTTTACATTTTGTAAGCGCTTTTTTATAATGGGTATATAAGAAAATAAAGGAGATTAGAATATTATGGCAAAACAAGCTTTAATTATTTGCGCAGGCGGCATGTCATCATCAATGATTGCTAAAAAGACGATGGCCCTTCTTCAAGAACAAGGTGAAGACATTGAAATGGATGCAGTGGGTGTTCCAGAAGGGCAAAAACGCATTGAAGCAGACAACTATGACCTCTACCTTGTTAGCCCTCAAACAAAAATGAATTTTAAACAGTTGGCTGATGCAGCTGCTAAGAAAGATAAACCTATTGTTCAAATTCCACCACAAGCCTACGTTCCAATCCCAATGGGTATTGAAAAAATGGCTAAGTTGGTTAAAGAAAATATCTAGAGATAAGGTCACGGTGTCCTAGATGTCAAAATGGAGGTTATGGGGTGTTACATAAAAAAGAGACGCAAATTATCCAACTTTTGATTAAGGATGAGGGACAATTTATCACCAGTAAGGCATTAGCAGAACAGTTAAATTGTTCAGACAGGACGATTAGGACTTACTGCAAATTGTTGTCTGAGAAATTAAAGGACTATTCTGGTGTTGATATCATTTCTAAACAAGGTCAAGGCTATCAGTTCAATATTAAGGACAGAGAAAAGTATCTTCATTTTCTTGAAGACAATCATATCAATGATCACTTATTAACCTATAAGAAGGTCATTGATATTAATGACCGTTACAATTATTTGCTAAATAAGCTGCTATTTGAGCAAAATGAAATCTATTTTGATGACTTGGCGGATGAACTCTTTGTCAGCCGTTCTACTTTATCAAATGATTTTAAAAAAATAAGGAAACGCTTTGTTCCTTATCATTTAAAGATTGAAAGCAAGGCCAATAAAGGTGTTTTTGTGACAGGAACTGAACGTGACAAAAGACGCTTTATCATGGACTATTTCATTCATTCTGGTTTTATTAATACGATGCAGACTTATATTGACAATGAGCTGCTAAATCAGAAAATTTCTTTTGAAGAATTAACCATTATTGTTCTTGATGAGTGCCGTGAAGGTCATCTAAAGCTTTCAGATTTTGTGATTCAAAATTTGGTTATTCACATTGCTTTAGCGATTAGAAGGATAACGGAAGGCTTTCATATTGCCAAAATTTCAGATAAAACGGAGTTGAGCAATATGCCCGAAAGAGAAGTGGCCAGAAAAATTCTTAAACGGGTGACGCTGGCAACGCAGATTGAATTTCCAATAGAAGAGGTTGATTATATCACCCTGCATCTCATTTCAAAAAGCTATAATAATGCTCATTACATTTCAAATGACAATTTTGAGCAGATCCGTAAAGAGCTCGTCATGGCTATTGAGCAGCTTGAGCCCTGTTTGAAAAATGATTTTCAATTTATTGAAGGCCTGCTGGCACATCTTTCAACCATGCTTATTCGTTTGGAAGGTCAGATTAATTTAGAAAATCCTTTAACAGCAGAAATTCAAAAGAATTATCAGGTGAAATATCAATTAGCCCAAAAGTTAATGCACAGCATGCCGATTTTCAGTCCTTTTTCTTTCTCTGCAGATGAAATTGCCTATATTGCTCTGCATTTTATGGCAGCTACAGAAAGGCTCAAAGAAAAGAATAAGCATAATATTTTGGTCATTTGTGCTACTGGCTATGGTAGTGCTCAAATGCTGAAAAACCGAATTGAAAATGAACTGGGAAATCTGGTTCATATCACGGATGTTATTGGTTACTATGATATCAATGATGATAAGCTGAAAGATATTGATTTCATTATTTCTTCTATTGACCTCTCTAATCTGATATTTAATATTCCTGTTTTCACAGTTTCGGTTTTCTTGACAGAAGAGGAATTAAGTCGAATTAGACATGGTATTGCCCATATAGAAGCTTCCCCAACGGAGTTAGCGCCTGTTGGAGTTTCTCCTGCTGATTTATCATCTGATTTTGATCATTATTTTTCAAAAGATGCTTTTTTGCAACTGTCAGATGTTAGTAAAGAAGAAGTGCTAAAAAAGATGATTCTTAGTATTTCAAAAGGGGAAAAGAGTCATTTTGCTGACAAGATGGAAGAATTAATTTATCAGCGTGAGGCAATGAGCTCGGTGGTTTTCAGCGATACTATTGCTGTACCGCATCCGATAAAAGCAGTAGGCAACAGACATCACATAGCAGTAGCCATGATAAAAGATGGTCTGTTTTGGAATCAGGATTATCCCAAAATGAAACTGGTCTTTTTAACATCAATGTCTATTTATGACAATGATGGTTTACCCGAATTAGCTTCTTGCATTGCAACTTTGGTTGATCGACCAGATATTCAGCAAAAGATGCTGACTTGTCAATCATTTGAACAATTTAAAAAGTTATTTTTAAAACTAGAAGAAAAGGAAAAAGGTTGATGAATACAGAAGAATTACAAGTTGCCGCATTTGAAATTATTTTAAATTCTGGCAATGCGCGCTCAATTGTCCATGAAGCATTTGATGCAATGCGTGAAAAAAATTACATTCTAGCTGAACAGAAGCTTCAGGAAGCGAATGATGAACTGCTCAAAGCTCATCAAGCACAGACTGATCTACTGCAAGAGTACGCTAGCGGAACGGAAATTAAAATTGAAATCATCATGGTTCATGCGCAAGATCATTTAATGACAACCATGACACTTCGCGAAGTAGCTATTGAAATGTTGGAATTGTATAAAAAAAGTTGATTAGAAAGGAATTTGGTAAATGTGTCATCAATTAAGTAAAAAAACAAAAAAGCTCTTGATCAAGAATTGAAACGAAAGACGACCTTAAAAAATAATTTATTTTCTCGTTATCTGCTTTTTAGATATAGTTTGGCTCTATTTTTCTTTGTCAATCTTTATTGGACATTTCCTCTCATTTATAAGCCAAGTGTCTATGTTATTTTGCCAGTGAGTTTGTTAATACTAATTGTTTTAGCTTGTGCTGAACAATTTAAACTATATAGCCTTCAAGAAGTTTATTTGAGAAATACTGAACGGGTTTTCAAGACTCAAATAGTTGTTCAAATTTTATTATTAATCATCAACATTTTTCCTCAACAATTATCAGTGGCTATTCCTTTCTTTTCAAATAATATGGCAGCACATGTATTTCTTGCTGTATTTCAATTTTTGGGTTTGTTTATTTGCTGGTATAATCTTAAACGTATCAAACAAATCAAGAATAATGAAGACAAATTTTATAATCGTTTTTACAACCATATTGAAAAGTATATTTAATGGAGGACAAATTTAATGGATGAACAAAAAGGATTATTTGGTTTCCTAGATAAATATTTGATGGGACCGATGAGCATTATTGCTCAATATAAAGTTGTACGCGCTATTACAGCAGCGGGTATGGCTGTTGTTCCTTTTACCATTGTTGGTTCAATGGTTTTGGTTTTTAGTGTTTTACCGATATCGTTTTCTTTCTTGCCTATTGTCAAAGATATTTTTGCAGCTTCCTTTGATAAGTTTACTGCCTTATATATGATTATTAATTATGCAACTATGGGTTCCTTGTCGCTTTACTTTGTTCTAACTATGGGTTATGAGTTAACCAAAATTTATGCAGAAGAAGAGGAACTAAATATGAATCCTCTAAACGGAGCTCTGCTGTCATTATTCGCTTTTATCATGACTGTTCCACAAATTGTTTTTAATAATGGTTCCATGTCATCTGTGACAACTCTTAAAAAAGGAGCAGTTACTGTAGATGGCTGGGCAATGAGTAATGGTGTTACTCGATTTGGCACAACAGGGATTTTTACTGCTATTATCATGGGAATATTAACAGTTCTTCTTTATCGTCTATGTATAAAACGCAATTGGGTAATAAAAATGCCAGAAGCGGTACCAGAAGGGGTCTCTCGAGGTTTTTCAGCTTTAATCCCTGGTTTTGTCATTGCATTTGTTGTTATATTTATTGATGGTATCTTTATTTTTCTAGGAACTGATATTTTTGAAGCCATCTCTATTCCATTTAGTTTTGTTAGAAACTTAACTGGAACATGGATTGGTATTATGATTATTTATCTTCTAACCCAAGCACTTTGGATTGTTGGGATTCATGGCGCTAATATTATCTTTGCTTTTGTTAATCCAATTGCTCTTGCTAATATGGCAGAAAATGCTAAGGGAGCTCATTATATTGTTGCAGGTGAATGGTCCAATATGTTTGTTATCGCTGGTGGATCTGGTGCAACTCTTGGACTTTGTATTTGGTTAGCAACTCGTTCTAAGTCTGAACAATTGAATGCTATTGGTAAGGCATCTGTTGTACCAGCTATTTTCAATATTAATGAACCTTTAATTTTTGGTATTCCAATTATCTATAACCCAGCACTTGCTATTCCATTTATTTTAGCACCAATGACTTCTGCAACCCTTTATTATTTAGCAATGAAACTAGATTTGATTAAGGCAGTTTTTGCCAATGTTCCATGGCCAACACCGGTTGGTATTGGTGCTTTTATTGGTACAGGAGATTGGAAATCTGTCATTTTAGCTCTAATTTGTGCTGTAGCTGCTTTTCTTGTCTATTATCCATTCATTAGAAATTATGATAGAAAACTAGTCAAAGAAGAACGGGAAGCTTCAGCAATTGCTTAAAGATTGCTATCTTATTTAATCATAAGAAACTTTCAAAGGCATCTCGTTGGATGGTAAAATCCCATCTTGAGGTGCTTTTTTTGCTTTAAAATAAGAGAAGATAAGTTAATCAAGCTAATTCAAGACAAAAAAATTCTGAATATTCTTGACATTGTATTGAAATAGGAGTAAAATACGGCAAGTTGGCATTAAGTCAACCTAAAAGCTAGCTGACTTTCTCTTAGGATAAGAAGGTCAGTCATTGGAAAATAGAAAAGGGGAAAAAATGAAAAAGAAATTTATTTATCTTACTGTCCTTGTGGTTGTAGCGGTATTTTGCATAAGCACATTCTTGACATTAAAAGGAGATTCGCAGGATCGCGAAGCACATTGGAGTTATTCAGGCAGCACATCACCTGAACATTGGGGAGATTTATCAGATGATTATAAGGCTGCTAAAGATGGTAAGGAACAGTCACCAATCAATATCACTGGTGCCAAAGATGTTGACCTACCTTCCCTACAATTAAACAGTAAAAATTCCAAGGCTGAAGTAGAAAATAATGGTCATACCATCGAAGTTAAGTTAAAAAATAAGAAAAATACGCTGAAATTTAATGGGAAAACTTATACACTTGAACAATTCCATTTTCATGCGCCAAGTGAAAATCAAATTGATGGGAAAACCTACCCTTTGGAAGGTCATTTTGTTTACACAACAAAAGATAAGAAAATCACTGTCATATCTATTCTCTATCAGTATGGAAAAGAAAATAAAACCTTAAAGCAAGTTTGGAAGAAAATGCCTCAAAAGGCAGAGACAAAAAAGAACCTATCTCAACCTGTTGCTATCAGTCAATTATTCCCTAAAGATTTGGATTACTATAATTTTGAGGGTTCTTTGACGACACCGCCTTGTACAGAAGGGGTTAATTGGATTGTCTTTAAAAAGCAAGAAAATATCAGCAAGGCTCAAGTGAAAAAATTCTCGAAAACGCTTGGATTCAACAACAATCGACCTATTCAAAAATTAAATGGGCGTGAGATTAAAGAATAGTCTTTTCAACCATTGGGGACAATGAGGAAGTCTTTGTCTAATTTCTTTGTTTTGTCAGTATCTCATCTTGTACTACTTCTAAAAGAATGTGCTATAATAAGCTTATATTAAAAGAGGAGAAGCCCTTTGAAGACTATTGTGATGATGTATGTGACTGTCATGCCTGTTTTTTTGGCTGGGGTTGCCAATCGTTTTTTCTGCAAATCTGATATTTTAGCTTGGACTTATCAGCCTATTGATGGTGGTTTTACAATGTCTGATGGGAAGCGTATTTTGGGAGCCAATAAAACTTGGAAGGGTTTTTGGGGCATGATTACCTTGACGACTTTTTGTCAGGTTATTTGGGGATTCATCTTAGGAATCATTCCGCATTTGCTCACTTTTTCATTAGTGAAAAGTTATCACAATGATATTTTTTTCAATCTGTTTATAGGATTTCTAATGGGAAGTGCTTATGTTTTATGTGAATTACCCAATAGTTTCATTAAACGACGCTTTAACGTTTCGCCAGGACAATTAGCGAGTGGAAATGCTAGGTGGGTCTTTTTGTTTGCAGATCAGATTGTCCCTTTCTTAGGAAGTATTGCTGTTGTCGCAATCTTTAGTCCCATGACGTTTTCTTATTATGTTGGTTATGTTCTTTTAGCTGCTATAACTCTTTTTGCGATTAACAGTCTGATTCTATTTGTTGAAATGAAAAGAAAATAATGGCACTCATTTCCATTTAATTTAATTATTTAAAAAAAGCCTATCCTCTCGGTGCTAAATAAAGCACTAAGAGGATAGGCTTTTTTTATCATTTTCTTTTTCTTTTGAGCATAACTTAGAAATAAAGTAGTTCTTTTGGCGTTTGGGTAAAGACTTCAAAACCATTTTTGGTGACATGACCGCAATCTTCAATACGAACACCAACTTTTTCAGGAATGTAAATGCCGGGCTCAACAGAGAAACACATGCCTTCTTCTAGGAGCATATCATTTCCCGCCATAATAGATGGGAATTCATGCAGTCCCATACCGATGCCGTGCCCGAGACGATGGTTGAAATAGTCACCATAGCCAGCCTTTTCGATAACAGAACGAGCTGCGGCATCCACTTGAGCAGCACTCACTCCCGGTTTGATGAAGTCAAGTGCTGTTAATTGGGCTTCTAAGCAAATATTATAAATATCCTTTTTAAACTGGTCAGGTTGGCCAACAGCAACAGTTCGTGTCATATCACTGACATAGCCTGTACTTTCAACACCTAAATCAAAGAGCAGCAAATGATTGTTTTCGATTTTGTGACTTGCTGGAAGGCCGTGAGGATTGGCAGCGTTACTGCCTGTTAATACCATCGTTTCAAAACTCATTTTATCAACGCCTAGTTTTTTCATTTCAAATTCAATCTGAGCGATAATATCTGTTTCTGTGGCATTAAGGGAAATACTATCAAAACCAATTTGAACAGCCTTGTCTGCAAGCTCTCCAGCGATTAATAATTTTTGAATTTCGTCAGCTGATTTAATCAGGCGCATACGATTGATTAAAGGAGTTAAGTTGGTGAATTGACCTGAAAAAATTGTTTCAAGTCCCTTAAATTTCGTTACATTTAAGTTGTCAAATTCCAAGGCAATTTTAGAATAATTCGTTTTAGGCAATAAGGTCTTAATTTTTTCCCAAGGATTTTCAAAATCAAGATAGCCAGTCACCGAAATATCTAATATACTTTTTGCTCTTAAAGCATCAAGTTCAGGTAAAAAAAGCAGAGGTTCTTGATCTGCAAAGAGGAAGAGGAACATAAGGCGTTCATGCGGATCACTATAAAAACCTGTTAAATAATTAATGGAGACAGGATCTGAAAGGACAGCAACTTCGATACCTTGCTTTTTGAGTTTTTGAACAATCTGTGCTAATTTTGACATATTAAAACCTTCTTTCCTTTCTATTTTTCCAAAAAAGATCAAAAAAATCAAGCTAATTCTAAGTTTTTCATAAAACTTGCACTCTTTTACTTGAAAGTGTTTTCAAATAGTGTTAGAATACCAATGGAAGCGTAATTTTCAAAACAGAAAGGATGATACAAGATGAACACAGATGACACAATCACTATTTATGATGTTGCCCGTGAAGCGGGAGTGTCCATGGCAACTGTCAGCCGTGTTGTGAATGGAAATAAAAATGTTAAAGAGAATACCCGCAAAAAAGTCCTAGAAGTCATTGACCGTCTTGATTATCGGCCAAATGCTGTGGCGCGTGGTTTGGCAAGTAAGAAAACGACTACGGTAGGTGTGGTTATCCCTAACATTGCTAATGCTTATTTTTCTATTTTAGCTAAGGGAATTGATGACATTGCAACCATGTATAAATATAATATTGTACTGGCTTCAAGTGATGAAGATGACGATAAGGAAGTCAATGTTATCAATACTTTATTTGCTAAACAGGTTGATGGTATTATTTTTATGGGACATCATTTAACTGAAAAAATTCGCGCTGAATTTTCACGAGCACGGACACCGGTTGTTTTATCAGGTACTGTAGATCTGGAGCATCAACTCCCCAGTGTTAATATTGATCATAGTAAGGCAGCACAAGATGCCGTAGCTTTATTGGCCAAACATCATGATAAGATTGCTTTTGTATCGGGTCCCCTTATTGATGATATCAATGGCAAGGTACGTCTGGCTGGTTATAAAGAAGGCCTGAAAAAGAAAGGATTGCCTTTCAAAGAAGGACTTGTTTTTGAAGCTCAATATAAGTATCAAGAAGGATATCAGTTAGCGCAGCGTGTCATTAATTCAGGCGCAACAGCTGCTTATGTTACTGAGGATGAGTTGGCTGCTGGGCTGTTAAATGGTTTGTTTGCTGCTGGTAAGAAAGTCCCAGAAGACTTTGAAATTATCACGAGTAATGATTCTACTATTGCGCTTTATACTCGTCCTAATATGACATCTATCAGTCAGCCGATTTATGATTTAGGAGCAGTTGCTATGCGCATGTTAACAAAGATTATGAACAAGGAAGAATTGGAAGAAAAAGAAATTGTTCTTAATCATGGTATCAGAGAAAGAGGAACAACTAAATAGGACAGAAGTTTCTTTAAAACCATTTTACTGATGAGCTAATCCAGTGAGATGGTTATGTTATAAATTATCAGATATAGTCTGTTTTACAGCACAGTCAAGGAGTCTAGAAGTTTATATTCTGGACTCTTTTCATAAAAGGGAGCAATCATGACAAATGAAACAATGATGCAGTATTTTGAATGGTATTTGCCAAACGATGGTAAGCATTGGCAGCATTTAGCTGAAGATGCCAGTCATCTTAAGAATATTGGGATTAGCAAAGTTTGGATGCCACCGGCTTTTAAAGGAACGGGTTCCAATGATGTTGGCTATGGCGTTTATGATCTTTATGATCTGGGTGAATTTAATCAAAATGGAACTGTCAGGACCAAGTATGGCAGCAGGGAAGATTATCTCAATGCTGTGAATGCTCTGAAGGAGCAGGAAATCATGCCTATTTCCGATATTGTCCTTAATCACAAGGCCAATGGTGATGCCAAAGAAAGATTTCAAGTGGTTAAAGTCAATCCCAGCAACCGTCAAGAAAAGATTTCTGAACCTTATGAGATTGAAGGTTGGACCCAGTTTAACTTTCCGGGCCGACAGGATAACTACAGCGATTTCAAATGGCATTGGTACCATTTCACTGGCGTTGATTATGACGCTCTTCATAATGAAAATGGTATCTACATGATCCTAGGTGATAACAAGGGTTGGGCCAGTCAGGAAAATATTGATCAGGAAAATGGTAATTATGATTACCTGATGTATGATGATATTGATTTTAAACATCCTGAAGTACAGGAGCACTTGCGAGATTGGGTTGCTTGGTTTTTGGAAACAAGTGGTGTCGGTGGTTTTCGTTTAGATGCTATTAAACATATTGATAAGACTTTTATGGCACAATTTATTCGTTATATTCGTGAGCATCTTAAAGCAGACCTTTATGTTTTTGGTGAGTACTGGAAAGACAGTCATTTCGATATTACCGATTATCTTCATAGTGTTGACTTGCAATTTGACCTGATTGATGTTATGCTGCACATGAGTCTCTTTGAGGCTGGTCAAAAAGGTTCTGATTTTGATTTGTCAACGATTTTAGACGATAGTCTGATGAAAAGCCATCCTGATTTTGCTGTTACTTTTGTTGATAATCATGATTCCCAAAGAGGGCAGGCTTTAGAGTCAACGGTTGCAGAGTGGTTTAAACCTTTAGCTTATGGTTTGATTTTGTTGCGTCAAGAGGGGATTCCTTGTGTCTTTTACGGTGATTACTATGGTATTTCGGGTGAATTTGCTCAGGAATCTTTCCAGACTGTTTTAGATAAACTGCTTTATATCAGGCAATACCATGTTTATGGACCGCAAGAAGATTATTTTGACTATGCCAATTGTATTGGCTGGACTTGTCTGGGAGATGAAGAGCACCCTGATGGTGTAGCTGTTATCATGTCTAATGGGGAAGCCAATTGCAAACGTATGAATATGGGAGAATTTAATCGGAATAAGGTTTTTGTTGATTATCTTAATAATTGTACAGAAGAAGTGATTTTAGATGATCAAGGCTGGGGTGATTTTCCAGTTCAAGAAGCTTCCTTGTCAGCTTGGGTTAATAAAGATGCTCATTGATAGGAAACTTGCTCAGGAGATTTAGGATGACTTATGGCATGTTTGAGTCTATTCTGCTCTTGACAGTACTAGGTGGCATCTCAAATGATTTAGTGATATAATTAAAAGCATGAAAGTTTTATTGTATTTGGAGGCGGAGCATTACTTGAGAAAATCAGGTATTGGTCGTGCCATCAAACATCAAGAACGCGCCTTGACTTTGGCAGGAATTGATTACACAACCAATCCTGAAGATGATTACGATTTGGTTCATATTAATACTTATGGTCTGAAAAGCTGGCGCTTAATGAAACGTGCTAAGAAGGCTGGGAAAAAAGTTATTATGCACGGTCATTCAACCGAAGAAGATTTTAGGAATTCTTTTGTTGGTTCTAATTGGATTGCTCCATTTTTTAAAAAATACCTTTGCCGCTTTTATAAAGAAGCTGATGCTATTATCACACCAACACCTTATTCAAAACGGCTCATTGCAGGATATGGGATTACCAACCCTATCTATGTTGTCTCAAATGGTATTGATTTAGCGCGCTATGTTCCTGATCAGGCTAAGGAAGCCGCTTTTCGTCAGCATTTTCAGTTAACTGGTGACGAGCAGGTTGTTGTATGTGCGGGTCTTTACTTTAAACGCAAGGGAATTGAAGATTTTATTAAAGTAGCCCAAAGAATGCCTCATGTGCGTTTTATTTGGTTTGGCGAAACGAATAAATGGGTTATTCCCCATGACGTCAGAGCTATTGTTGCTAAGAAGCATCCTGATAATGTTACTTTTGCAGGTTATATAAAAGGCGATGTTTTCGAAGGAGCAATGAGCGGTGCTGATGCTTTCTTCTTTCCAAGTCTTGAAGAAACTGAAGGCATTGTTGTTTTAGAAGCCTTAGCTAGTCATCAGCATGTTATTTTAAGAGACATTCCTGTTTATAAAGGCTGGATAACTGATGAAGCAGTTGAGTTTGCAACAACGGTTGAAGGATTTGAAGAAGCTATTCAAAAGGTTCTTGATGGTCACAGTCAAAAGACAGAGACAGGTTATTTAGTCGCCCAAAGTCGTAATATTGATAAGGTGGCTCATGACTTGGCTCAAGTCTACCAAAAAGTTATGGAGGGGTAGGATGCGTGTAGGTCTTTTTACAGACACCTATTTACCACAGATTTCAGGTGTTGCAACGAGTATCAAAACCCTAAAGGAAGAATTAGAAAAACAAGGACACGAGGTTTATATCTTTACAACGACTGATAAACATGTTAAACGTTATGAAGATCCAACCATTATTCGCTTACCCAGTGTTCCTTTTATTTCTTTTACCGATCGTCGAATTGTTTATCGGGGACTCTTTGAATCTTATAAAATTGCTAAAACTTATAAATTAGATATCATTCATACGCAGACAGAATTTAGTCTGGGACTATTGGGCAAAATGGTTGGCAAGGCCTTACGGATCCCTGTTATTCATACTTACCATACCCAGTATGAAGATTATGTTCGCTATATTGCTAATGGCAAGCTTATCCGTCCAAGTATGGTAAAATATATTGTTCGTGGTTTTCTCAATGATTTAGATGGGGTTATTTGTCCCAGCCGTATTGCCTTAAATTTATTAGATGGTTATTCTGTCAAGATTCCCAAGCGAATTATTCCAACAGGCATTGACTTGAGAGAATACGAGCGACCAGACATTAGTCAAGAAGATATTGCCAAACTTAGAGAAAAATGGGCTATTGCTAGTGATGAAACTGTCTTATTGAGTCTGTCAAGGGTTTCATATGAAAAAAATATTCAAGCTCTGCTTGCTAATATGCCAAAAATCTTATCTAACAATCCTAAAGTGAAGTTGCTTATTGTCGGAGATGGCCCCTATCTTGAAGAGTTGAAAGAACAGGCTCAAGATTTAGCCGTCATGGACAATGTTATTTTTACAGGAATGGTGAGTCATAATGAAACAGCTCTTTATTACAAGGCAGCTGACTTCTTTATTAGTGCGTCAACTAGTGAGACGCAAGGGCTGACCTATGCAGAAAGCTTAGCTAGTGGTAAGCCGATTATCGCTCAGTCCAATCCTTATTTAGATGATCTTATCACAGATAAGATGTTTGGAACGCTTTATCAAACAGAGTCAGATTTAGCCGATGCTGTTTTAAATGCTATCGTTTCAACTCCAGCTAAGCAGGAAAAGGTCTGGCAGAAAAAACTATATGAAATTTCAGCAGAAGCCTTTGGCAAATCAGTTTTTGCATTTTATCTGGATATGATTATTTCCAAAAA
This region of Streptococcus mutans genomic DNA includes:
- a CDS encoding glycosyltransferase, with protein sequence MKVLLYLEAEHYLRKSGIGRAIKHQERALTLAGIDYTTNPEDDYDLVHINTYGLKSWRLMKRAKKAGKKVIMHGHSTEEDFRNSFVGSNWIAPFFKKYLCRFYKEADAIITPTPYSKRLIAGYGITNPIYVVSNGIDLARYVPDQAKEAAFRQHFQLTGDEQVVVCAGLYFKRKGIEDFIKVAQRMPHVRFIWFGETNKWVIPHDVRAIVAKKHPDNVTFAGYIKGDVFEGAMSGADAFFFPSLEETEGIVVLEALASHQHVILRDIPVYKGWITDEAVEFATTVEGFEEAIQKVLDGHSQKTETGYLVAQSRNIDKVAHDLAQVYQKVMEG
- a CDS encoding glycosyltransferase family 4 protein: MRVGLFTDTYLPQISGVATSIKTLKEELEKQGHEVYIFTTTDKHVKRYEDPTIIRLPSVPFISFTDRRIVYRGLFESYKIAKTYKLDIIHTQTEFSLGLLGKMVGKALRIPVIHTYHTQYEDYVRYIANGKLIRPSMVKYIVRGFLNDLDGVICPSRIALNLLDGYSVKIPKRIIPTGIDLREYERPDISQEDIAKLREKWAIASDETVLLSLSRVSYEKNIQALLANMPKILSNNPKVKLLIVGDGPYLEELKEQAQDLAVMDNVIFTGMVSHNETALYYKAADFFISASTSETQGLTYAESLASGKPIIAQSNPYLDDLITDKMFGTLYQTESDLADAVLNAIVSTPAKQEKVWQKKLYEISAEAFGKSVFAFYLDMIISKKAKKKEKWSLAVEGNRTDTSIRIVKSTIKLPATALKKTAKTSVKVIKAPVRMVNAIRDFLD
- a CDS encoding alpha-amylase; translation: MTNETMMQYFEWYLPNDGKHWQHLAEDASHLKNIGISKVWMPPAFKGTGSNDVGYGVYDLYDLGEFNQNGTVRTKYGSREDYLNAVNALKEQEIMPISDIVLNHKANGDAKERFQVVKVNPSNRQEKISEPYEIEGWTQFNFPGRQDNYSDFKWHWYHFTGVDYDALHNENGIYMILGDNKGWASQENIDQENGNYDYLMYDDIDFKHPEVQEHLRDWVAWFLETSGVGGFRLDAIKHIDKTFMAQFIRYIREHLKADLYVFGEYWKDSHFDITDYLHSVDLQFDLIDVMLHMSLFEAGQKGSDFDLSTILDDSLMKSHPDFAVTFVDNHDSQRGQALESTVAEWFKPLAYGLILLRQEGIPCVFYGDYYGISGEFAQESFQTVLDKLLYIRQYHVYGPQEDYFDYANCIGWTCLGDEEHPDGVAVIMSNGEANCKRMNMGEFNRNKVFVDYLNNCTEEVILDDQGWGDFPVQEASLSAWVNKDAH